From one Asterias amurensis chromosome 10, ASM3211899v1 genomic stretch:
- the LOC139943501 gene encoding uncharacterized protein — protein MSLIQGRALVTTACLTLMTSFAAIAQDPRANMPAALDPGHNAHQELVIFGCLVAISAMLATILLLLWFLVSRRKSEVRDIKRVLPQVVDIMRANALEDDEGDEQVVSGTMRAPEFEAGFMTSSSMADNTAERLHPRYRQHQVHVEHQIHAEQQPAVSLRSPSDISSSEGLTNHIASSSQSNQSQRTNQFDGRVHQQGRARRKYKDETHDSVDDEDVFGPSNHGPREELSANQLRTLLLGDFPHQSTGRNNTTQPELSARIEVSTISARETDSRSIPQYSHAYDNPDMSRAYTPTNHIEILTNDQDKLKYRNSYYESHV, from the coding sequence ATGTCACTCATACAAGGAAGAGCCCTAGTCACAACTGCTTGTCTAACTTTAATGACAAGCTTTGCGGCCATTGCTCAGGATCCTCGAGCCAATATGCCAGCAGCATTGGATCCGGGCCATAATGCACACCAGGAACTCGTTATCTTCGGATGTCTCGTTGCAATATCAGCAATGCTAGCAACGATCCTATTACTCCTGTGGTTTCTAGTGTCTCGCAGGAAGAGTGAAGTCCGAGATATCAAACGTGTCCTACCACAGGTTGTGGATATCATGCGAGCCAATGCTTTGGAAGATGATGAGGGTGATGAGCAGGTTGTATCCGGGACGATGAGGGCGCCAGAGTTTGAAGCTGgtttcatgacgtcatcaagcatGGCGGATAACACTGCAGAGCGTCTTCATCCGAGATATCGGCAACACCAAGTACACGTTGAACACCAAATACACGCTGAACAACAACCAGCTGTAAGTTTGAGGTCACCAAGTGATATTTCGTCATCTGAGGGATTGACCAATCACATTGCAAGCTCCtcacaaagcaaccaatcacaGAGGACCAATCAGTTTGATGGTCGTGTTCATCAGCAAGGTCGTGCAAGAAGAAAATACAAAGATGAAACCCATGACTCGGTGGATGATGAGGATGTTTTCGGTCCGTCCAATCACGGACCAAGAGAAGAGCTTTCAGCCAATCAACTACGCACATTGCTTCTTGGAGATTTTCCCCACCAATCAACGGGAAGGAACAACACAACGCAACCGGAGTTATCAGCTCGTATTGAAGTCTCAACAATATCTGCAAGAGAAACTGATTCTAGATCCATACCACAATACTCACATGCTTACGATAATCCCGATATGTCACGTGCTTATACACCAACCAATCACATTGAAATACTGACCAATGATCAAGACAAACTCAAGTACAGAAACTCGTATTACGAGAGCCATGTTTGA
- the LOC139943502 gene encoding protein YIPF3-like isoform X3 — MATSSWFAQNSGKAGSAVVDLTDNAMDKNGTDLTGMDSYSQADNSMDRGTREEPRGETQSETAFMDAVKNQMAETVWQTGKQQARKVFDLYGNIDLLRPYFDVEPKTVIHRLVLSFLPLRPSGTQQKAVGELYGPLMIVFTLVAILLMGMKDSGHTVREGTLMGTAIGVVFGYWFLASGLYYGVSFICNTQISFLQVLSLTGYGMFAFCIVLFIGTTFHNAVSHTMFYTIWAVLGGLSSIRMVGVYLSRTNGRSHKLTIASVVASIHLLFLLYLHFSYHKIADAISSLG; from the exons ATGGCGACTTCGTCTTGGTTTGCTCAAAACAGTGGAAAG GCTGGTTCAGCAGTAGTTGACTTAACAGACAATGCGATGGATAAAAATGGTACGGATCTGACGGGAATGGACTCTTATAGTCAAGCAGACAACTCAATGGATCGAGGTACTAGAGAAGAGCCCAGAGGAGAGACTCAATCTGAGACGGCCTTTATGGATGCGGTCAAGAATCAAATGGCAGAAACT GTTTGGCAAACTGGTAAACAGCAGGCTCGGAAAGTGTTTGACTTGTATGGAAATATTGATCTCCTAAGACCTTACTTTGACGTGGAACCCAAGACAGTTATTCATAG ATTAGTGTTATCGTTTCTACCGTTGCGGCCATCAGGAACTCAACAGAAAGCTGTAGGTGAACTCTACGGACCGCTGATGATTGTCTTTACTCTCGTTGCTATCTTGTTAATGGGAATGAAGGATTCTGGACACACTGTG AGAGAAGGAACGTTGATGGGTACAGCCATTGGTGTTGTATTTGGATACTGGTTTCTGGCGTCAGGATTGTATTATGGTGTGTCGTTTATCTGCAACACTCAGATATCATTCCTGCAAGTTTTGTCATTAACG GGATACGGCATGTTTGCCTTCTGTATTGTTCTCTTTATTGGTACAACATTTCACAACGCCGTCTCTCATACAATGTTCTACACCATCTGGGCTGTACTGGGAGGTTTATCAAGCATCAGGATG GTTGGTGTCTACTTATCAAGAACTAACGGACGGAGCCACAAGCTGACAATAGCCTCAGTTGTTGCTTCAATTCATTTACTGTTTCTTCTGTATCTACACTTCAGTTACCACAAGATTGCTGATG CCATTTCGAGCCTTGGATAA
- the LOC139943502 gene encoding protein YIPF3-like isoform X1: protein MATSSWFAQNSGKAGSAVVDLTDNAMDKNGTDLTGMDSYSQADNSMDRGTREEPRGETQSETAFMDAVKNQMAETVWQTGKQQARKVFDLYGNIDLLRPYFDVEPKTVIHRLVLSFLPLRPSGTQQKAVGELYGPLMIVFTLVAILLMGMKDSGHTVREGTLMGTAIGVVFGYWFLASGLYYGVSFICNTQISFLQVLSLTGYGMFAFCIVLFIGTTFHNAVSHTMFYTIWAVLGGLSSIRMVGVYLSRTNGRSHKLTIASVVASIHLLFLLYLHFSYHKIADVPNVSEGHEKVRLSALLGRTEEENHVL from the exons ATGGCGACTTCGTCTTGGTTTGCTCAAAACAGTGGAAAG GCTGGTTCAGCAGTAGTTGACTTAACAGACAATGCGATGGATAAAAATGGTACGGATCTGACGGGAATGGACTCTTATAGTCAAGCAGACAACTCAATGGATCGAGGTACTAGAGAAGAGCCCAGAGGAGAGACTCAATCTGAGACGGCCTTTATGGATGCGGTCAAGAATCAAATGGCAGAAACT GTTTGGCAAACTGGTAAACAGCAGGCTCGGAAAGTGTTTGACTTGTATGGAAATATTGATCTCCTAAGACCTTACTTTGACGTGGAACCCAAGACAGTTATTCATAG ATTAGTGTTATCGTTTCTACCGTTGCGGCCATCAGGAACTCAACAGAAAGCTGTAGGTGAACTCTACGGACCGCTGATGATTGTCTTTACTCTCGTTGCTATCTTGTTAATGGGAATGAAGGATTCTGGACACACTGTG AGAGAAGGAACGTTGATGGGTACAGCCATTGGTGTTGTATTTGGATACTGGTTTCTGGCGTCAGGATTGTATTATGGTGTGTCGTTTATCTGCAACACTCAGATATCATTCCTGCAAGTTTTGTCATTAACG GGATACGGCATGTTTGCCTTCTGTATTGTTCTCTTTATTGGTACAACATTTCACAACGCCGTCTCTCATACAATGTTCTACACCATCTGGGCTGTACTGGGAGGTTTATCAAGCATCAGGATG GTTGGTGTCTACTTATCAAGAACTAACGGACGGAGCCACAAGCTGACAATAGCCTCAGTTGTTGCTTCAATTCATTTACTGTTTCTTCTGTATCTACACTTCAGTTACCACAAGATTGCTGATG TGCCAAACGTGTCCGAGGGTCATGAGAAGGTCAGACTaagcgccctcttgggtcggACTGAAGAAGAAAACCACGTGTTGTAG
- the LOC139943502 gene encoding protein YIPF3-like isoform X2: MATSSWFAQNSGKAGSAVVDLTDNAMDKNGTDLTGMDSYSQADNSMDRGTREEPRGETQSETAFMDAVKNQMAETVWQTGKQQARKVFDLYGNIDLLRPYFDVEPKTVIHRLVLSFLPLRPSGTQQKAVGELYGPLMIVFTLVAILLMGMKDSGHTVREGTLMGTAIGVVFGYWFLASGLYYGVSFICNTQISFLQVLSLTGYGMFAFCIVLFIGTTFHNAVSHTMFYTIWAVLGGLSSIRMVGVYLSRTNGRSHKLTIASVVASIHLLFLLYLHFSYHKIADALDKMKMFQ; encoded by the exons ATGGCGACTTCGTCTTGGTTTGCTCAAAACAGTGGAAAG GCTGGTTCAGCAGTAGTTGACTTAACAGACAATGCGATGGATAAAAATGGTACGGATCTGACGGGAATGGACTCTTATAGTCAAGCAGACAACTCAATGGATCGAGGTACTAGAGAAGAGCCCAGAGGAGAGACTCAATCTGAGACGGCCTTTATGGATGCGGTCAAGAATCAAATGGCAGAAACT GTTTGGCAAACTGGTAAACAGCAGGCTCGGAAAGTGTTTGACTTGTATGGAAATATTGATCTCCTAAGACCTTACTTTGACGTGGAACCCAAGACAGTTATTCATAG ATTAGTGTTATCGTTTCTACCGTTGCGGCCATCAGGAACTCAACAGAAAGCTGTAGGTGAACTCTACGGACCGCTGATGATTGTCTTTACTCTCGTTGCTATCTTGTTAATGGGAATGAAGGATTCTGGACACACTGTG AGAGAAGGAACGTTGATGGGTACAGCCATTGGTGTTGTATTTGGATACTGGTTTCTGGCGTCAGGATTGTATTATGGTGTGTCGTTTATCTGCAACACTCAGATATCATTCCTGCAAGTTTTGTCATTAACG GGATACGGCATGTTTGCCTTCTGTATTGTTCTCTTTATTGGTACAACATTTCACAACGCCGTCTCTCATACAATGTTCTACACCATCTGGGCTGTACTGGGAGGTTTATCAAGCATCAGGATG GTTGGTGTCTACTTATCAAGAACTAACGGACGGAGCCACAAGCTGACAATAGCCTCAGTTGTTGCTTCAATTCATTTACTGTTTCTTCTGTATCTACACTTCAGTTACCACAAGATTGCTGATG ctttggataaaatgaaaatgtttcAGTGA
- the LOC139943503 gene encoding uncharacterized protein — MASSTTQDTVPMCESEEQMPQINEVTLRILAKHLKNWQQLATYLGISDVEVSRVKADFSGSTDEQVFQMLIIWYRNFDPATNRHQMGTELIHALRRVSGTESLISLFQAGNMK, encoded by the exons ATG GCGTCCAGCACCACCCAGGATACCGTTCCGATGTGTGAGTCAGAG GAACAAATGCCACAAATTAATGAGGTGACATTGCGTATATTGGCCAAACACCTCAAAAACTGGCAACAACTGGCAACTTATCTGGGAATTTCTGATGTAGAAGTTTCCCGAGTGAAGGCGGATTTTTCCGGGAGTACTGATGAGCAGGTATTCCAGATGCTGATTATTTGGTATAGGAACTTTGATCCGGCCACAAACAGGCATCAAATGGGAACAGAGTTAATTCATGCTCTGAGAAGAGTCAGTGGGACGGAAAGTTTGATATCACTTTTTCAAGCAG GAAACATGAAGTAA